A genomic segment from Thermoanaerobacterium sp. PSU-2 encodes:
- a CDS encoding RAMP superfamily CRISPR-associated protein has product MHIKVELKSDLCISSGEGLSGIIDVDVIYDDNGIPYLPAKRFKGILREAAEDISDIYPEKYSQKIINDLFGDPETNSVGELYIDNGYIENYHTIAKFIKMCNNNKSYKNLFPKQYVKSYFTNIHQQTAIDRKNGISKDKSLRVIRTIKKGNLFYLNINIDSIIDYDKKVELLRDACKIIRHIGLSRTRGLGEVRCKLIENNINEINKGMNSYSGIGDNNNKKYKMTYIIELLSDTIVSNIGGNSNVTNSYISGSNVLGYFATQYIKKFKVNDAENDPVFKRIFLSKDVSFLNAYPTDKKNNDYIPVPISIVKQKDKENYFDLAYDEDYEYIKEERIQTNSLSGNYINIQDKYINIINPKYVLHYHHKRPEDKSFGHATKKSGEFYSYLSLCAGEKFKGCIIGSKSDLGLIKELIPENSIIFIGKSKNAEYSRAKISFGEIEMLNSEISINDEEKLIITLTSPMILCNEYGNIDSDPRNFIKIIQEEYPSLVCNDKYFIRHVTVYGFNSKWGLPRQQVQALASGSVFVFDIKDKNNDFSGLSTKAYGLRTNEGFGRIAVNIHGFKPLEKMDNENDEYIDMNLISQHAKPLIIYIEIEKIKKELIKKAISDAKKQKYGLENMTNSTIGRLKTLLKKSNSEEDFKKLLSEEFKKERKINGIKKYLDDNTFINILQELETYQTFKKLNIDYIEGSNIVNELFAFYYTKLFNVLRHLKREKEGARNA; this is encoded by the coding sequence GATGACAATGGCATACCCTATTTGCCTGCTAAAAGATTTAAAGGTATTTTAAGGGAGGCCGCTGAAGATATTTCAGATATTTATCCTGAGAAATATTCGCAGAAAATTATTAATGATTTATTTGGCGATCCCGAAACAAATTCTGTTGGTGAGCTGTATATTGATAATGGTTATATAGAAAATTATCATACTATTGCTAAATTTATAAAAATGTGTAATAATAACAAAAGCTACAAAAATTTATTCCCCAAACAATATGTAAAGTCATATTTTACAAATATTCATCAACAAACTGCTATAGACAGAAAGAATGGAATTTCAAAAGATAAATCATTGAGAGTCATACGCACAATTAAAAAGGGAAATTTATTTTATTTAAATATAAATATTGATAGTATTATAGATTATGATAAAAAAGTTGAATTGCTTAGAGATGCATGTAAAATTATCCGACATATCGGACTATCAAGGACGAGAGGCTTAGGTGAGGTAAGATGTAAATTAATAGAGAACAACATTAATGAAATTAATAAGGGAATGAATAGTTATTCTGGTATAGGCGACAATAATAATAAAAAATATAAAATGACATATATAATAGAATTGTTATCAGATACAATTGTTTCGAATATTGGCGGTAATAGCAATGTGACTAATAGTTATATATCTGGTAGTAACGTTCTTGGGTATTTTGCGACACAGTATATTAAAAAATTTAAAGTTAATGATGCGGAAAATGATCCTGTTTTTAAAAGGATATTTTTATCAAAAGATGTAAGCTTTTTAAATGCATATCCAACAGATAAAAAAAACAATGATTATATACCTGTGCCAATAAGTATTGTTAAACAAAAAGATAAAGAAAACTATTTTGATTTAGCTTATGATGAGGACTATGAGTATATTAAAGAAGAAAGAATTCAAACAAATTCATTGTCGGGAAATTATATAAATATTCAAGATAAATATATTAATATTATAAACCCAAAATATGTACTGCATTATCATCATAAAAGACCTGAAGACAAATCTTTTGGACATGCTACTAAAAAATCTGGTGAATTTTACAGTTATCTATCTTTATGTGCTGGAGAAAAATTTAAAGGTTGCATAATTGGCAGTAAATCAGATCTTGGATTAATAAAAGAACTTATACCAGAGAATTCAATAATTTTTATAGGAAAATCTAAAAATGCGGAATATTCAAGAGCTAAAATATCTTTTGGAGAAATAGAAATGCTTAATAGTGAAATTAGTATAAATGATGAAGAAAAATTAATTATAACACTTACTTCACCAATGATATTATGTAATGAATATGGCAATATTGATTCAGATCCAAGGAATTTTATAAAAATAATACAAGAAGAATATCCTTCTCTTGTGTGTAATGATAAATATTTTATAAGGCACGTTACAGTATATGGCTTTAATTCTAAATGGGGATTGCCAAGGCAACAAGTTCAAGCATTAGCCTCTGGAAGTGTTTTTGTTTTCGATATAAAAGATAAGAATAATGATTTTTCAGGACTTTCAACAAAAGCATATGGCTTGAGGACAAACGAAGGATTTGGAAGAATTGCCGTAAATATCCATGGATTTAAACCATTAGAAAAAATGGATAATGAAAATGATGAATATATTGATATGAATTTAATATCACAACATGCGAAACCGTTAATAATTTATATAGAAATTGAAAAAATCAAAAAAGAATTAATCAAAAAAGCTATAAGTGATGCAAAAAAGCAAAAGTATGGACTGGAAAATATGACGAATTCAACTATTGGTAGGCTAAAAACTTTATTAAAAAAATCTAATAGTGAAGAGGATTTTAAAAAATTATTATCAGAAGAATTTAAAAAAGAAAGAAAAATAAATGGGATAAAAAAATATTTAGATGATAATACCTTCATCAATATTTTACAAGAATTAGAAACATATCAAACTTTTAAAAAATTAAATATCGATTATATAGAAGGTTCAAACATAGTAAATGAATTGTTTGCTTTTTATTATACAAAATTATTTAATGTCTTAAGACATTTAAAAAGAGAAAAAGAAGGTGCAAGAAATGCATGA